A single genomic interval of Sinorhizobium garamanticum harbors:
- the tilS gene encoding tRNA lysidine(34) synthetase TilS, translating to MPETVIAAARQFLRSFAKPCRILAAVSGGSDSKGLLVALHSAIGNGDREGFSLAACTIDHGLRPESAEEAAAVAAFCAELGIPHLVRRWQGDKPQTGIQAAARQKRYELLADAAAALDADCIATGHTRDDQLETIAMRRARGEGYGPGGAGMASTMLYGRRIWVLRPFLGLSRADIRGFLTARGVEWFDDPSNANPRFERVRVRSELKGSQEAPIAPWSAAQRAASSARAAALIESHVRVHETIVAEVELAQAGNMNDADWRRALLSVAAVLGGRNHLPGHATIERISGFLQKGMPGRMTAGGVVYDRRPNGLYLYREARSLSACVIDPGATSVWDGRFNVTNGERHPVVVTAPQQDSQWNQRLIDAGLPPGVAKRAARAAPQIAPAQAEIAGSIRAKVECRIALYDTFLPGFDRTMADAVALLFGRERYPAPPVHDLFDRNGEGPGGLPWQRDARTLC from the coding sequence GTGCCCGAAACCGTCATTGCCGCGGCCAGACAATTCCTGCGTTCCTTCGCCAAACCTTGCCGGATTCTCGCGGCCGTCTCCGGAGGCAGCGACTCCAAGGGCCTTCTTGTCGCCCTGCATTCCGCGATCGGCAACGGAGATCGCGAAGGATTCTCGCTCGCCGCTTGCACGATCGATCATGGTTTGAGACCGGAATCCGCAGAGGAAGCAGCAGCCGTGGCGGCGTTCTGTGCCGAGCTCGGCATTCCCCACCTTGTCCGCCGCTGGCAAGGCGACAAGCCGCAAACCGGCATCCAGGCGGCAGCGCGCCAGAAACGCTATGAACTGCTCGCGGATGCTGCCGCCGCGCTCGACGCCGATTGCATTGCCACCGGACATACGCGAGATGATCAGCTTGAGACGATCGCGATGCGCCGTGCACGCGGCGAGGGGTATGGACCGGGCGGCGCCGGCATGGCGAGCACCATGCTTTATGGGCGCCGGATCTGGGTGTTGCGACCATTCCTTGGCCTGAGCCGTGCCGACATACGGGGATTCCTGACCGCGCGGGGTGTCGAATGGTTCGATGATCCGAGCAACGCCAACCCCCGGTTCGAGCGCGTTCGTGTGCGCTCCGAGCTCAAAGGCTCGCAAGAGGCGCCCATAGCCCCGTGGAGCGCTGCGCAAAGGGCCGCGTCGTCGGCGCGGGCAGCCGCCTTGATCGAGAGCCATGTTCGCGTCCACGAGACGATAGTGGCTGAGGTTGAGTTGGCACAGGCGGGGAACATGAACGATGCCGATTGGCGCCGCGCGCTTCTGTCCGTTGCCGCAGTCCTCGGCGGCCGCAATCATTTGCCGGGGCATGCGACGATCGAGCGCATATCCGGCTTTCTGCAAAAGGGCATGCCGGGACGGATGACGGCGGGAGGGGTCGTCTACGACAGGCGCCCGAACGGTCTCTATCTCTACCGTGAGGCGCGCAGCCTGTCCGCTTGCGTTATCGATCCCGGCGCGACGAGCGTGTGGGACGGGCGTTTCAACGTAACGAACGGCGAACGCCACCCGGTGGTAGTAACTGCTCCGCAGCAGGATAGCCAATGGAATCAGAGGCTTATTGACGCCGGCCTGCCGCCCGGCGTCGCCAAACGGGCCGCTCGGGCCGCGCCGCAGATCGCTCCGGCGCAAGCCGAAATCGCCGGCTCGATCCGGGCGAAAGTCGAATGCCGCATCGCCCTTTACGACACCTTTTTGCCCGGTTTTGACCGGACTATGGCGGATGCGGTCGCGTTGCTGTTCGGGCGTGAACGTTACCCCGCTCCGCCGGTACACGATCTTTTTGACAGAAATGGAGAGGGACCTGGCGGTTTGCCTTGGCAACGCGACGCCAGAACCTTATGTTAA
- the ftsH gene encoding ATP-dependent zinc metalloprotease FtsH, which produces MNPNFRNFALWAIIALLLIALFSMFQQPTERAGSREIPFSQFLKDVDASRVKEVVITGPKVIGSYSESGATFQTYAPSVDTALTERLEAKDVTVTVRPETDGSSGFLSYIGTLLPMLLILGVWLFFMRQMQGGSRGAMGFGKSKAKLLTEAHGRVTFDDVAGVDEAKQDLEEIVEFLRDPQKFQRLGGRIPRGVLLVGPPGTGKTLLARSVAGEANVPFFTISGSDFVEMFVGVGASRVRDMFEQAKKNAPCIIFIDEIDAVGRHRGAGLGGGNDEREQTLNQLLVEMDGFEANEGIILIAATNRPDVLDPALLRPGRFDRQVVVPNPDINGRERILKVHVRNVPLAPNVDLKILARGTPGFSGADLMNLVNEAALMAARRNKRLVTMQEFEDAKDKIMMGAERRSSAMTEAEKKLTAYHEAGHAIVALNVPTADPLHKATIIPRGRALGMVMQLPEGDRYSMSYKWMISRLAIMMGGRVAEELTFGKENITSGASSDIEQATKLARAMVTQWGFSDQLGQVAYGENQQEVFLGHSVAQQKNVSEATAQKIDNEIRRLIDDAYGTARHILTEKNHEFVALAEGLLEYETLTGEEIKALIRGEKPARDLGDDTPPHRGSAVPSAGTKKEAGAKGEEPEGGFEPQPQ; this is translated from the coding sequence ATGAACCCTAATTTTCGTAATTTTGCCCTCTGGGCAATCATAGCGCTTCTCCTAATTGCGCTGTTCAGCATGTTCCAGCAGCCGACGGAGCGCGCCGGTTCACGCGAAATTCCATTCTCGCAGTTTCTGAAGGACGTCGACGCCAGCCGCGTCAAGGAAGTCGTGATCACCGGCCCGAAGGTGATTGGCAGCTATTCCGAAAGCGGCGCCACCTTCCAGACATACGCGCCTTCCGTCGATACCGCTTTGACTGAACGGCTCGAAGCCAAGGACGTCACCGTTACCGTGCGTCCGGAAACCGACGGTTCGTCGGGCTTCCTGAGCTATATCGGCACGCTGCTGCCGATGCTGTTGATCCTCGGCGTCTGGCTGTTCTTCATGCGGCAGATGCAAGGCGGCTCTCGTGGGGCGATGGGCTTTGGCAAGTCAAAGGCCAAGCTCCTGACCGAAGCGCATGGCCGCGTCACGTTTGACGATGTCGCCGGCGTCGACGAGGCCAAACAGGACCTCGAGGAAATCGTCGAATTCCTGCGCGATCCGCAGAAATTCCAGCGCCTCGGTGGGCGTATCCCGCGCGGTGTATTGCTGGTCGGCCCTCCCGGCACCGGTAAGACGCTGCTTGCCCGCTCGGTCGCCGGTGAAGCGAACGTGCCCTTCTTCACGATCTCAGGCTCGGACTTCGTCGAGATGTTCGTCGGTGTCGGTGCGTCGCGCGTCCGCGACATGTTCGAGCAGGCGAAGAAGAATGCTCCCTGCATCATCTTCATCGACGAGATCGATGCCGTCGGCCGTCACCGCGGTGCCGGCCTTGGCGGCGGCAACGACGAACGCGAGCAGACGCTGAACCAGTTGCTCGTCGAAATGGACGGCTTCGAAGCCAATGAGGGCATCATCCTGATCGCCGCGACCAACCGTCCCGACGTGCTCGATCCGGCGCTGCTGCGCCCGGGCCGCTTCGATCGGCAGGTCGTCGTGCCGAACCCGGACATCAATGGTCGCGAACGGATCCTCAAGGTGCATGTCCGCAATGTGCCGCTGGCACCGAATGTCGACCTCAAGATCTTGGCACGCGGCACGCCGGGCTTCTCCGGAGCGGACCTCATGAACCTCGTCAACGAGGCTGCGCTGATGGCGGCACGTCGCAACAAGCGCCTCGTCACGATGCAGGAGTTCGAGGACGCCAAGGACAAGATCATGATGGGTGCGGAGCGTCGCTCCTCCGCCATGACCGAGGCCGAGAAGAAGCTGACCGCTTATCACGAAGCCGGCCACGCCATCGTTGCGCTCAACGTTCCTACCGCCGATCCGCTGCACAAGGCGACCATCATCCCGCGCGGCCGCGCGCTCGGCATGGTGATGCAATTGCCTGAGGGCGACCGCTACTCGATGAGCTACAAGTGGATGATTTCGCGCCTCGCCATCATGATGGGTGGTCGCGTTGCCGAGGAACTGACCTTCGGCAAGGAGAACATCACCTCCGGCGCGTCCTCCGATATCGAGCAGGCGACAAAGCTTGCGCGTGCGATGGTGACGCAATGGGGCTTCTCCGATCAGCTCGGACAGGTCGCGTATGGCGAGAATCAGCAGGAGGTCTTCCTTGGACACTCCGTGGCGCAGCAGAAGAACGTTTCGGAAGCGACCGCACAGAAGATCGACAACGAAATCCGCCGCCTGATCGACGACGCTTACGGAACGGCGCGTCACATCCTGACGGAGAAGAACCACGAATTCGTGGCGCTCGCGGAAGGCCTGCTGGAATACGAAACTCTAACCGGCGAGGAAATCAAGGCGCTGATCCGCGGCGAGAAGCCTGCACGCGACCTCGGAGACGATACGCCTCCGCATCGCGGCTCGGCCGTGCCCTCCGCCGGCACGAAGAAAGAAGCCGGTGCCAAGGGCGAGGAGCCGGAAGGCGGCTTCGAACCGCAACCGCAATAG
- the glmM gene encoding phosphoglucosamine mutase: MKRRYFGTDGIRGQSNIFPMTPDLAMRVGIAVGTIFRNGAHRHRVVIGKDTRLSGYMLENAMVAGFTAAGLDVFLLGPIPTPGVAMLTRSLRADIGVMISASHNPFRDNGIKLFGPDGYKLSDDIEEKIEELIDQDMSGQLAKPEDIGRAKRVDGDIYRYIEQAKRTLPRDVTLKGLRIAIDCANGAAYKVAPSALWELGAEVVTIGTEPNGVNINLECGSTHPAALSKKVHEVRADIGIALDGDADRVLIVDENGTVVDGDQLMAVIADSWATDGMLKGGAIAATVMSNLGLERYLRGRGIGLHRTKVGDRYVVEQMRQDGLNVGGEQSGHIVLSDFGTTGDGLVAALQILAVVKRQGKSVSEVCHRFEPVPQILKNVRISAGKPLEHPSVQQAIADAEAGLAKNGRLLIRPSGTEPLIRVMAEGDDRSQVERIVDELVNVIGSVRSAA; this comes from the coding sequence ATGAAGCGTAGATATTTCGGCACTGACGGCATTCGCGGCCAGTCCAATATTTTCCCGATGACGCCAGATCTCGCCATGCGTGTCGGCATCGCCGTCGGAACGATCTTCCGTAATGGAGCGCACCGCCACCGTGTCGTGATCGGCAAGGACACGCGCCTTTCCGGTTATATGCTCGAAAATGCGATGGTCGCCGGCTTTACGGCCGCCGGACTAGACGTCTTCCTGCTCGGACCGATCCCGACGCCGGGTGTCGCCATGCTGACGCGATCGCTGCGCGCCGACATCGGCGTGATGATCTCGGCTTCGCACAATCCGTTCCGCGACAACGGCATCAAGCTCTTCGGACCCGATGGCTACAAGCTTTCCGATGACATCGAGGAAAAGATCGAGGAGCTCATCGACCAGGATATGTCCGGCCAGCTTGCCAAGCCCGAGGATATCGGCCGCGCCAAGCGCGTCGATGGCGACATCTATCGCTATATCGAACAGGCGAAGCGGACGCTGCCGCGCGACGTCACGCTGAAGGGGCTGCGGATTGCCATCGACTGCGCCAACGGCGCCGCCTACAAGGTTGCTCCGTCGGCACTCTGGGAACTCGGCGCCGAAGTGGTGACGATCGGGACGGAGCCGAACGGCGTCAACATCAATCTCGAATGCGGCTCGACGCATCCGGCCGCCCTATCGAAAAAGGTTCATGAAGTCAGGGCCGATATCGGCATCGCCCTCGACGGCGATGCGGACCGGGTCCTGATCGTCGACGAAAACGGGACCGTCGTCGATGGCGACCAGCTCATGGCGGTGATCGCTGACAGCTGGGCTACGGACGGAATGCTGAAGGGTGGCGCCATAGCCGCGACGGTAATGTCGAATCTCGGCCTCGAGCGTTACCTTAGGGGCCGGGGCATCGGACTGCATCGCACCAAGGTCGGCGACCGCTATGTCGTCGAGCAGATGCGCCAGGACGGCCTGAACGTGGGTGGCGAACAGTCCGGCCACATCGTGCTCTCCGATTTCGGAACGACCGGCGACGGCCTGGTGGCTGCGCTGCAGATCCTTGCTGTGGTCAAGCGGCAGGGCAAGTCGGTCAGCGAAGTATGCCACCGCTTCGAGCCCGTGCCGCAGATTCTGAAGAATGTTCGCATATCTGCGGGCAAGCCGCTCGAGCATCCGTCCGTGCAGCAGGCCATCGCCGATGCCGAGGCGGGCCTTGCCAAGAATGGCCGCCTGCTGATCCGCCCGTCTGGAACAGAACCGCTGATCCGCGTCATGGCGGAAGGCGACGACCGCAGCCAGGTGGAGCGCATCGTCGACGAACTCGTCAACGTGATCGGCAGTGTGCGCAGCGCGGCTTGA
- a CDS encoding outer membrane protein — translation MKRPLIAFIAALLCGTPALAADLYVEDPAPVVAPGGWYLRGHLGMSNQRLDRMHHELMDDVAVHDFLDDGSFDSAPLAGGGIGYQFNDWLRLDGIVEYRGKADFTALDRYDGDGDGIWDGTNDYDGAKSEWLLMANAYVDIGDWYGVKPYVGAGIGASRNTFSGFRDINVPTVGVAYADEDSTWNFAWALHAGVAYQATERLAIDFGYSYVNLGDAKTDNIRSYDDTVNNAPMNFEDITSHDFKLGMRYALQ, via the coding sequence ATGAAGAGACCTTTGATTGCATTTATTGCGGCGTTACTGTGCGGCACTCCAGCTTTGGCTGCCGACCTTTACGTCGAAGATCCTGCGCCGGTTGTAGCGCCTGGCGGCTGGTATCTGCGCGGCCATCTTGGCATGAGCAACCAGCGGCTCGACAGAATGCATCACGAGTTGATGGATGACGTCGCCGTTCATGATTTCCTGGACGATGGCAGCTTCGACAGCGCGCCGCTGGCGGGCGGCGGTATCGGCTATCAGTTCAACGACTGGCTCCGCCTCGATGGTATCGTTGAATATCGCGGCAAGGCGGATTTCACCGCCCTCGACCGCTATGACGGCGACGGCGACGGGATATGGGACGGAACGAACGACTATGACGGCGCCAAGTCGGAATGGTTGCTGATGGCCAACGCCTATGTCGACATCGGCGACTGGTACGGCGTCAAGCCCTATGTCGGCGCCGGCATCGGTGCTTCGCGCAACACGTTCTCGGGCTTCCGCGACATCAACGTGCCGACGGTCGGCGTCGCCTATGCTGACGAAGATTCGACCTGGAACTTTGCCTGGGCGCTGCACGCCGGCGTCGCCTACCAGGCGACCGAGCGGTTGGCGATCGATTTCGGTTATAGCTACGTCAATCTCGGTGACGCCAAGACCGACAATATCCGCAGCTACGACGACACCGTAAACAACGCCCCGATGAATTTCGAGGACATCACCTCGCACGACTTCAAGCTGGGCATGCGCTACGCGCTGCAATAG
- a CDS encoding outer membrane protein: protein MDWRHGICGIALGAGLGAGLLASGAAYAADDELLDAPEITISPEASDVGGLYLRGDIGYAPWRDEGDPSYRTFDAGTGTYNNVPFDNARFDKPISGTIGIGYRFNDIVRADITAEYFEGRFDGSSLSAAPCVGQGAGTSCAFSHDANFSALGLMANGYADLATLAGFTPYLGAGIGATNINWNTVRETATCVAGGGACAGGAGGTSYRGEDSWRFTYALMAGVSYDITDRLKLDLGYRYSHIADGDMFGFGAEALAGASGAKGHDDGLSRHEIRAGLRLSLW, encoded by the coding sequence ATGGACTGGCGGCACGGGATCTGCGGGATCGCACTTGGCGCTGGTCTGGGCGCTGGTCTGCTGGCGTCCGGTGCGGCATATGCAGCCGACGACGAATTGCTCGACGCCCCGGAGATCACCATTTCCCCCGAAGCAAGCGATGTCGGCGGCCTCTATCTGCGCGGCGACATCGGCTATGCGCCATGGCGCGACGAGGGCGACCCCTCCTATCGTACCTTCGACGCCGGAACGGGCACCTACAACAATGTCCCGTTCGACAATGCCCGCTTCGACAAGCCGATCTCGGGGACGATCGGCATCGGCTATCGGTTTAACGACATCGTGCGCGCCGACATAACGGCGGAGTATTTCGAGGGTCGGTTCGACGGCTCGTCGCTGTCAGCCGCTCCCTGCGTGGGCCAGGGCGCCGGAACGTCATGCGCTTTTTCGCATGACGCCAATTTCTCCGCGCTCGGTCTGATGGCGAACGGCTACGCCGACCTGGCGACGCTCGCCGGATTCACGCCCTACCTCGGCGCGGGCATCGGCGCCACCAACATCAACTGGAACACTGTCCGCGAGACGGCGACCTGCGTCGCCGGCGGCGGCGCCTGCGCCGGCGGGGCAGGTGGCACGTCCTATCGCGGAGAGGATAGCTGGCGCTTCACCTACGCGCTCATGGCCGGTGTCTCCTACGACATCACCGACCGGCTGAAACTCGATCTCGGCTATCGCTATTCCCACATAGCGGATGGAGACATGTTCGGGTTCGGAGCGGAGGCGCTTGCCGGTGCCAGCGGCGCCAAGGGCCACGACGACGGCCTTTCACGCCATGAGATCCGCGCAGGCCTGCGCCTCTCGCTCTGGTAA
- a CDS encoding phosphoserine transaminase yields MTKPAKPDVRPANTHFSSGPCAKRPGWTLDALSDAALGRSHRAKIGKTKLKQAIDLTREILEVPADYRIGIVPASDTGAVEMALWSLLGARGVDMLAWESFGAGWVTDVVKQLKLADVRKFEAGYGELPDLAKVDFDRDVVFTWNGTTSGVRVPNADFIPADRKGLTICDATSAAFAQDLDFAKLDVVTFSWQKVLGGEGAHGVLILSPRAVERLLTYAPAWPLPKIFRLTSGGKLIEGIFAGETINTPSMLCVEDYIDALLWAKSVGGLKGLIARADANAGAIHRFVDANGWIANLATKAETRSNTSVCLKIVDKDVLALDADGQAAFAKGVVALLEKEGVAYDIGHYRDAPSGLRIWAGATIETSDMEALMPWLTWAFETQKATLSQAAA; encoded by the coding sequence ATGACGAAGCCTGCCAAGCCGGACGTGCGTCCGGCAAACACCCATTTTTCTTCTGGCCCTTGCGCGAAGCGACCTGGTTGGACGCTCGACGCTCTCTCCGATGCCGCTCTCGGTCGCTCGCACCGAGCCAAGATCGGTAAGACGAAGCTCAAGCAGGCCATTGATCTTACCCGTGAAATTCTTGAAGTGCCGGCCGATTACCGCATCGGTATCGTGCCCGCCTCCGATACCGGCGCTGTCGAAATGGCGCTCTGGTCGCTGCTGGGCGCCCGCGGCGTCGATATGCTTGCCTGGGAAAGCTTCGGTGCCGGCTGGGTGACCGACGTGGTCAAGCAGCTGAAACTTGCCGACGTTCGCAAGTTCGAAGCCGGCTATGGGGAACTGCCGGATCTCGCCAAGGTCGATTTCGACCGTGATGTCGTCTTCACCTGGAATGGCACAACCTCGGGCGTGCGCGTGCCGAATGCCGATTTCATCCCGGCGGACCGCAAGGGCCTGACGATCTGCGACGCGACCTCCGCCGCCTTCGCTCAGGATCTCGATTTCGCCAAGCTCGACGTCGTCACCTTCTCTTGGCAGAAGGTGCTCGGCGGTGAGGGGGCTCATGGCGTCCTCATTCTTTCACCGCGCGCAGTCGAACGGCTGCTCACCTATGCACCGGCATGGCCGCTGCCGAAAATCTTCCGTCTGACCAGCGGCGGCAAGCTGATCGAGGGCATCTTTGCCGGCGAAACAATCAACACGCCGTCGATGCTCTGCGTCGAAGACTATATCGATGCGCTCCTTTGGGCGAAGTCGGTTGGCGGCCTCAAGGGGCTGATCGCCCGGGCAGACGCCAATGCCGGCGCGATCCATCGCTTCGTCGACGCCAACGGGTGGATTGCCAATCTGGCGACCAAGGCGGAAACCCGCTCCAACACCTCCGTCTGCCTCAAGATCGTCGACAAGGACGTGCTCGCCCTCGATGCCGACGGCCAGGCTGCCTTCGCGAAGGGCGTCGTTGCCCTGCTCGAAAAGGAAGGTGTCGCCTACGATATCGGTCACTATCGCGATGCGCCCTCCGGTTTGCGGATCTGGGCCGGTGCCACCATCGAGACTTCCGACATGGAAGCGCTGATGCCGTGGCTCACCTGGGCCTTCGAGACCCAGAAGGCGACGCTGTCGCAGGCCGCCGCCTGA
- the serA gene encoding phosphoglycerate dehydrogenase, with protein MAPRVLVSDELSETAVQIFRDRGVEVDFQPKLGKDKEKLAEIIGNYDGLAIRSATKVTEKLIAAATNLKVVGRAGIGVDNVDIPAASRRGIIVMNTPFGNSITTAEHAVALMFAVARQLPAADGSTQAGKWEKSKFMGVEITGKVLGVIGAGNIGSIVCARAIGLKMHVIAYDPFLSKERAEEMGVVKVELDELFARADFITLHVPLTDKTRHIIDAEAIAKMKPGVRIINCARGGLVVESALAEALKSGHVAGAGFDVFEVEPATESPLFGLPNVVCTPHLGASTTEAQENVALQIAEQMSDYLVNGAVSNAINMPSITAEEAPILKPFIRLADVLGAFVGQVTESAIKEIEILYDGSTAAMNTKALTSAVLAGLIRPQVADVNMVSAPVMIKEKGVILSEVKRDKSGVFDGYIKLTVTTANQTRSVAGTVFSDGKPRFIQIKGINLDADVGKHMVYLTNTDVPGMIGFIGTTLGDAGVNIANFQLGREKEGGDAIALLYVDGPVSEKVLDKLRANAAIRQAKQLVFNID; from the coding sequence ATGGCACCTCGCGTTCTCGTATCCGATGAACTGTCGGAAACCGCCGTCCAGATCTTCCGCGACCGCGGCGTTGAAGTGGATTTCCAGCCGAAGCTCGGCAAGGACAAGGAAAAACTCGCCGAGATCATCGGCAACTACGACGGTCTCGCCATCCGCTCCGCCACCAAGGTGACAGAGAAGCTGATCGCTGCGGCCACCAATCTCAAAGTCGTCGGCCGTGCCGGCATCGGCGTCGACAATGTCGACATCCCGGCTGCTTCGCGCCGCGGTATCATCGTCATGAACACGCCCTTCGGCAACTCGATCACCACGGCCGAGCATGCGGTCGCGCTGATGTTTGCCGTCGCCCGGCAGCTTCCTGCAGCCGACGGTTCCACCCAGGCCGGCAAGTGGGAAAAATCGAAGTTCATGGGTGTCGAGATCACCGGCAAGGTGCTCGGCGTGATCGGCGCCGGCAATATCGGCTCGATCGTCTGTGCCCGCGCCATCGGCCTGAAGATGCATGTCATCGCCTATGATCCGTTCCTGTCGAAGGAGCGCGCCGAGGAGATGGGCGTCGTCAAGGTTGAACTCGACGAGCTTTTTGCGCGGGCGGATTTCATCACCCTGCACGTGCCGCTGACCGACAAGACCCGCCACATCATCGACGCAGAAGCAATCGCCAAGATGAAGCCGGGTGTGCGCATCATCAACTGCGCCCGTGGCGGTCTCGTTGTTGAAAGCGCGCTTGCCGAGGCGCTGAAGTCCGGTCATGTCGCCGGCGCCGGCTTCGATGTCTTCGAGGTGGAGCCCGCCACTGAAAGTCCGCTCTTTGGGCTGCCGAACGTCGTCTGCACGCCGCATCTCGGCGCTTCCACGACGGAAGCGCAGGAGAACGTGGCGCTGCAGATCGCCGAGCAGATGTCCGACTATCTGGTCAACGGCGCCGTTTCGAACGCCATCAACATGCCGTCGATCACGGCCGAGGAAGCGCCGATACTCAAGCCCTTCATCCGGCTCGCCGACGTTCTCGGCGCCTTCGTCGGCCAGGTCACGGAAAGCGCGATCAAGGAAATCGAAATCCTCTATGACGGCTCCACGGCGGCTATGAACACCAAGGCGCTGACGAGTGCGGTTCTCGCCGGCCTGATCCGCCCACAGGTGGCGGACGTCAACATGGTTTCCGCGCCGGTTATGATCAAGGAAAAGGGCGTGATCCTTTCCGAAGTGAAGCGCGATAAATCCGGTGTCTTCGACGGCTATATCAAGCTGACGGTGACGACAGCGAACCAGACCCGTTCGGTCGCCGGCACGGTCTTCTCTGACGGCAAGCCGCGCTTCATCCAGATCAAGGGCATCAATCTCGACGCCGATGTCGGCAAGCACATGGTCTATCTGACCAACACCGACGTCCCCGGCATGATCGGCTTCATCGGCACGACGCTCGGTGACGCTGGCGTCAACATCGCCAACTTCCAGCTTGGCCGCGAGAAGGAAGGCGGCGATGCCATCGCGCTGCTTTATGTCGACGGTCCCGTCTCAGAGAAGGTGCTCGACAAGCTGCGCGCGAATGCGGCGATCCGCCAGGCGAAGCAACTGGTGTTCAATATCGATTAA
- a CDS encoding DMT family transporter produces MNARAYFYLAITSLFWGGNSVAGKMAVGHVSPMMLTTLRWMVALAVILALMTPQIRRDWDKIREHWLQLLAYGAVGFTMFNAFLYSAVKYTSAINAVILQAGIPMLIFLFNFVLFRTRASVAQIIGFTVTLIGVLITAAHGDLLSLLQLQFNFGDALMILACIVYAAYTVGLRWKPNMHWQSFIAAPAFGALLSAIPLLIWEFSNGSAIVPDATGWAIVIYAAIFPSLMSQVLYVRGVEMIGANRAGLFINAIPVFGTLLSVLLVGETFHPFHLVALLLVLGGIAIAERGRPKLPR; encoded by the coding sequence GTGAACGCCAGGGCCTATTTCTATCTCGCAATAACTTCGCTTTTTTGGGGCGGCAATTCGGTCGCAGGCAAGATGGCCGTCGGGCACGTCAGTCCGATGATGCTGACGACGCTGCGCTGGATGGTCGCGCTCGCCGTCATCCTGGCATTGATGACGCCGCAGATCCGTCGCGACTGGGACAAGATCCGTGAGCACTGGCTGCAATTGCTGGCCTATGGTGCCGTCGGCTTCACGATGTTCAATGCGTTCCTCTATTCCGCCGTAAAATATACGAGCGCCATCAACGCCGTGATCCTGCAGGCCGGCATTCCGATGCTGATCTTCCTCTTCAACTTCGTCCTCTTTCGGACGAGGGCTTCGGTCGCGCAGATCATCGGCTTCACCGTGACGCTGATCGGCGTCTTGATCACCGCCGCGCATGGCGACCTTCTCAGCCTGTTGCAGTTGCAGTTCAATTTCGGCGACGCACTGATGATCCTCGCCTGTATCGTCTATGCCGCCTATACCGTCGGGCTGCGCTGGAAGCCGAACATGCACTGGCAGAGCTTCATCGCGGCGCCGGCCTTCGGGGCGCTCCTGAGCGCCATCCCGCTTCTCATCTGGGAATTCTCAAACGGCAGCGCGATCGTACCCGATGCCACCGGCTGGGCGATCGTAATCTATGCTGCGATCTTCCCGTCGCTGATGTCGCAGGTTCTCTACGTGCGTGGCGTGGAAATGATCGGCGCCAATCGCGCCGGGCTGTTCATCAACGCCATCCCGGTGTTCGGAACGCTTCTTTCCGTGCTTCTTGTCGGCGAGACGTTCCATCCCTTTCACCTGGTGGCACTGCTGCTGGTCCTTGGCGGCATTGCCATCGCGGAACGCGGCCGCCCCAAACTGCCGCGCTGA